The Actinocatenispora sera genome has a window encoding:
- the pyrH gene encoding UMP kinase yields MAAGSTAAQRDAEKAPAVPPTPSGKYRRVVLKLSGEVFGGGKVGVDPDVVADLARQIAAVQQQGVQVAVVVGGGNFFRGAELNQRGIDRARADYMGMLGTVMNCLALQDFLEQRGVETRVQTAITMGQVAEPYIPRRAIRHLEKGRVVIFGAGAGMPYFTTDTVAVQRALEIKADVVLMSKNGVDGVYTADPRKDPTATKVDTMSLAEALQRGLTIADAAAFAMCDQNGLTMLVFGAEGADTVVHAILGEKIGTLLTPARAK; encoded by the coding sequence ATGGCGGCAGGCAGCACGGCGGCGCAGCGCGACGCGGAGAAGGCCCCGGCGGTTCCGCCGACCCCGTCCGGGAAGTACCGGCGGGTGGTGCTGAAGCTGTCCGGCGAGGTGTTCGGCGGCGGCAAGGTCGGCGTCGACCCGGACGTGGTCGCCGACCTGGCCCGCCAGATCGCCGCCGTGCAGCAGCAGGGCGTCCAGGTGGCCGTGGTGGTCGGCGGCGGCAACTTCTTCCGCGGCGCCGAGCTCAACCAGCGCGGTATCGACCGTGCCCGGGCCGACTACATGGGCATGCTGGGTACCGTAATGAACTGCCTGGCGCTGCAGGACTTCCTGGAGCAGCGCGGGGTCGAGACCCGGGTGCAGACCGCGATCACGATGGGTCAGGTCGCCGAGCCCTACATCCCGCGTCGCGCCATCCGGCACCTGGAGAAGGGCCGCGTGGTGATCTTCGGCGCCGGCGCCGGCATGCCGTACTTCACCACCGACACGGTCGCCGTGCAGCGAGCCCTGGAGATCAAGGCCGACGTCGTGCTGATGAGCAAGAACGGCGTGGACGGGGTCTACACGGCCGACCCGCGCAAGGACCCGACCGCGACCAAGGTCGACACGATGAGCCTGGCCGAGGCGCTGCAGCGCGGTCTGACCATCGCCGACGCGGCCGCGTTTGCGATGTGCGATCAGAACGGCCTGACCATGCTCGTGTTCGGTGCGGAGGGGGCGGACACCGTGGTGCACGCGATTCTCGGCGAGAAGATCGGTACGTTGCTCACGCCCGCCCGGGCGAAGTGA
- the tsf gene encoding translation elongation factor Ts, producing MADFTAADVKKLRDLTGAGMMDSKKALTEAEGDFEKATELLRIKGAKDVGKRAGRTAAEGLVAQSGNAMLELNCETDFVAKSGPFIEFAQSLVEHVDATRPADLDALLASTLPDGRGVAKAVDEEAAKIGEKLVVKRFAVLDDPISVYLHRKSPDLPPAVGVMVSYSGEDTTAVRGAAMQIAAMRPQYLTRDEVPADVVENERRVAEQTAREENKPEQALPKIVEGRVNAYFKDYVLLEQASVTEHKKSVRQVLEAAGVQVTAFARFEVGQD from the coding sequence ATGGCTGACTTCACCGCCGCGGACGTCAAGAAGCTCCGCGACCTCACCGGCGCCGGCATGATGGACTCCAAGAAGGCCCTCACCGAGGCGGAGGGCGACTTCGAGAAGGCCACCGAGCTGCTGCGCATCAAGGGCGCCAAGGACGTCGGCAAGCGCGCCGGCCGTACCGCGGCCGAGGGCCTGGTCGCCCAGTCGGGCAACGCGATGCTCGAGCTCAACTGCGAGACCGACTTCGTGGCCAAGTCCGGCCCGTTCATCGAGTTCGCCCAGTCGCTGGTCGAGCACGTCGACGCGACCCGGCCGGCCGACCTCGACGCGCTGCTCGCCTCGACGCTGCCGGATGGCCGCGGCGTGGCCAAGGCGGTCGACGAGGAGGCCGCGAAGATCGGCGAGAAGCTCGTCGTGAAGCGGTTCGCCGTGCTCGACGACCCGATCTCGGTGTACCTGCACCGCAAGAGCCCCGACCTGCCGCCGGCTGTCGGCGTCATGGTCTCGTACTCCGGCGAGGACACCACCGCGGTCCGCGGCGCCGCGATGCAGATCGCCGCGATGCGCCCGCAGTACCTGACCCGCGACGAGGTGCCGGCCGACGTCGTCGAGAACGAGCGCCGGGTCGCCGAGCAGACCGCCCGCGAGGAGAACAAGCCGGAGCAGGCGCTGCCGAAGATCGTCGAGGGCCGCGTCAACGCGTACTTCAAGGACTACGTGCTGCTGGAGCAGGCGTCGGTGACCGAGCACAAGAAGTCGGTGCGCCAGGTCCTGGAGGCCGCCGGCGTCCAGGTGACCGCGTTCGCCAGGTTCGAGGTCGGCCAGGACTGA
- the rpsB gene encoding 30S ribosomal protein S2, with amino-acid sequence MAVVTMRQLLESGVHFGHQTRRWNPKMKRYIFTDRNGIYIIDLRQTLDYIEKAYEFVKNTVANGGNVLFVGTKKQAQEAIAEQATRVGMPYVNHRWLGGMLTNFNTVHKRLQRMKELESIEQIGADQGLTKKERLSLEREKTKLERTLGGLRDMQKVPSAIWVVDTKKEHIAVDEARKLGIPVIAILDTNCDPDEVDYPIPGNDDAIRSATLLTQVIATAAADGQIARAGAALGDTEKPAATGASAEPLAEWERELLENPAAGQTAEAAAEQPAAEQPAAGQPAAEKPAEPGDEAKAGADS; translated from the coding sequence GTGGCCGTCGTCACGATGCGACAGCTCCTGGAGAGCGGTGTCCACTTCGGGCACCAGACCCGTCGGTGGAACCCGAAGATGAAGCGGTACATCTTCACCGACCGCAACGGCATCTACATCATCGACCTGCGGCAGACCCTCGACTACATCGAGAAGGCGTACGAGTTCGTCAAGAACACCGTCGCCAACGGGGGCAACGTCCTGTTCGTCGGGACGAAGAAGCAGGCGCAGGAGGCGATCGCCGAGCAGGCGACCCGCGTCGGCATGCCGTACGTCAACCACCGCTGGCTGGGCGGCATGCTCACCAACTTCAACACGGTGCACAAGCGCCTGCAGCGGATGAAGGAGCTGGAGTCGATCGAGCAGATCGGCGCCGACCAGGGGCTGACCAAGAAGGAGCGGCTCTCGCTCGAGCGGGAGAAGACCAAGCTGGAGCGCACCCTCGGCGGTCTGCGCGACATGCAGAAGGTGCCGTCGGCGATCTGGGTGGTGGACACCAAGAAGGAGCACATCGCCGTCGACGAGGCTCGCAAGCTGGGCATCCCGGTCATCGCGATCCTGGACACCAACTGCGACCCGGACGAGGTCGACTACCCGATTCCGGGCAACGACGACGCGATCCGGTCCGCCACGCTGCTGACCCAGGTCATCGCCACCGCCGCGGCCGACGGCCAGATCGCCCGTGCCGGTGCCGCCCTGGGCGACACCGAGAAGCCGGCTGCGACCGGCGCCTCCGCCGAGCCGCTGGCCGAGTGGGAGCGCGAGCTGCTGGAGAACCCGGCTGCCGGGCAGACCGCGGAGGCCGCCGCCGAGCAGCCCGCCGCTGAGCAGCCCGCCGCTGGGCAGCCCGCGGCCGAGAAGCCGGCCGAGCCCGGCGACGAGGCCAAGGCCGGCGCCGACTCCTGA